A DNA window from Halorubrum sp. DM2 contains the following coding sequences:
- a CDS encoding Lrp/AsnC family transcriptional regulator — MELDETDRAILRILQEDARTPFSEVARRIDMSSATVHDRVSRLEEAGVIRGYHADIDPKAVGYGVGAFVGLRVEQGREEDALERLRGIDGVREIHLTTGEWDVILRVVAADTDRLRELMFERIAETEGFSRSQTMVILGTDYEQPGPPL, encoded by the coding sequence ATGGAACTTGACGAGACGGACCGGGCGATCCTGCGGATCTTACAGGAGGACGCGCGGACCCCGTTCTCGGAGGTCGCGCGCCGGATCGACATGTCCAGCGCCACCGTCCACGACCGGGTCAGCCGCCTCGAAGAGGCGGGCGTCATCCGGGGGTACCACGCGGACATCGACCCGAAGGCGGTCGGGTACGGGGTCGGCGCGTTCGTCGGCCTGCGCGTCGAACAGGGCCGCGAGGAGGACGCGCTCGAACGGCTCCGCGGCATCGACGGGGTCCGCGAGATCCACCTCACCACCGGCGAGTGGGACGTGATACTCCGGGTCGTCGCGGCCGACACCGACCGGCTCAGAGAGCTGATGTTCGAGCGGATCGCGGAGACGGAGGGCTTCTCGCGCTCGCAGACGATGGTCATTCTCGGGACCGACTACGAGCAGCCCGGGCCGCCGCTGTAG